A window from Pyrococcus yayanosii CH1 encodes these proteins:
- a CDS encoding DNA polymerase II large subunit, whose protein sequence is MELPEDMKAYFEWLQREIDKAYEVARKARAQGKDPSTDVEVPQATDMAGRVESLVGPPGVAKRIRELVKEHGKEIAALKIVDEIIDGKFGDFGSREKLAEQAVRTALAILTEGIVSAPIEGIADVKIKRNTWADNSEYLALYYAGPIRSSGGTAQALSVLVGDYVRRKLGLDRFKPSEKHIERMVEEVDLYHRTVSRLQYHPSPEEVRLAMRNIPIEITGEATDDVEVSHRDVPGVETNQLRGGAILVLAEGVLQKAKKLVKYIDKMGIEGWEWLKEFVESKEKGEEEGAKSSSPAESSVAETRVEVKKGFYYALYERFKKEIAPNDKYTKEIIGGRPLFAGPSTNGGFRLRYGRSRVSGFATWSINPATMILLDEFLAVGTQMKTERPGKGAVVTPATTAEGPIVKLKDGSVVRVDDYETALRVKEQVEEILYLGDAIVAFGDFVENNQTLLPANYVEEWWIQEFVKAVRDVYEVELRPFEENPREAVEEAAEYLDIDPDFLARMLHDPLRMRPSVELAIHISKILDIPFHPYYTLYWNTLKSEEVEKLAQILKEAEVEWGEFRGIKFAKKIVISLERLGKAKRHLELLGLPHKVEAEKVIVDYPWSAALLTPLGNLEWTFRAKPLFTVIDIINENNDIKLRDRGISWIGARMGRPEKAKERKMKPPVQVLFPIGLAGGNSRDIKKAAEEGKVAEVEIAFFRCPECGHTGPEHLCPKCGTRKVLLWHCPKCNADYPHDQAEGYGFHCPKCNVELRPFAKRKIKPSELLNRAMENVKVYGVDKLKGVMGMTSGWKMAEPLEKGLLRVKNDVYVFKDGTIRFDATDAPITHFKPREIGVSVEKLRELGYTHDFEGKSLVSEDQIVELKPQDVILSKEAGKYLLKVARFVDDLLEKFYGLPRFYNAEKIEDLIGHLVIGLAPHTSAGIVGRIIGFVDALVGYAHPYYHAAKRRNCDGDEDSVMLLLDALLNFSRYYLPEKRGGKMDAPLVITTRLDPREVDSEVHNMDIARYYPLEFYEATYELRSPKELVGVVERVEDRLGKPEMYYGIKFTHDTDDIALGPKMSLYKQLGDMEEKVRRQLALAERIRAVDEHRVAETVLNSHLIPDLRGNLRSFTRQEFRCVKCNTKFRRPPLGGKCPVCGGKIVLTVSKGAIEKYLGTAKMLVSEYRTLNYTRQRICLTERDIKALFEFLFPETQKTLFANVHDVCQRMVAERAGARKASGLLETLMKDAGAKPKEKKRKERPRKKRISLDDFFGVR, encoded by the coding sequence GTCAAGATAAAGCGCAACACGTGGGCCGACAATTCCGAATACCTCGCCCTCTACTACGCCGGCCCCATAAGAAGCTCTGGTGGAACGGCCCAGGCCCTGAGCGTTCTCGTGGGTGACTACGTGAGGAGAAAGCTCGGCCTTGACCGCTTCAAGCCTAGTGAGAAACACATAGAGAGGATGGTTGAGGAAGTTGACCTCTACCACAGGACCGTCTCGAGACTTCAGTATCATCCATCCCCCGAAGAGGTTCGTCTCGCCATGAGAAACATACCAATCGAGATAACCGGCGAGGCCACGGATGACGTCGAGGTTTCCCACAGGGACGTTCCTGGTGTTGAGACTAACCAGCTCCGTGGAGGAGCGATACTTGTTCTTGCTGAGGGTGTCCTTCAGAAGGCCAAGAAGCTCGTCAAGTACATAGATAAGATGGGCATCGAGGGCTGGGAATGGCTGAAAGAATTCGTGGAGAGTAAGGAGAAGGGGGAAGAAGAGGGTGCAAAGAGCTCCTCGCCGGCCGAGAGCTCCGTGGCCGAGACGAGGGTGGAAGTCAAGAAGGGCTTCTACTACGCTCTTTACGAGCGGTTCAAGAAGGAAATAGCTCCAAACGACAAGTATACTAAGGAGATCATCGGTGGGAGACCGCTCTTCGCTGGACCTTCGACGAACGGTGGCTTCCGCCTCCGCTATGGAAGAAGCCGTGTCAGCGGATTTGCAACGTGGAGCATCAACCCGGCCACGATGATACTCCTCGACGAGTTCCTCGCTGTGGGAACCCAAATGAAGACCGAGCGGCCCGGAAAAGGTGCCGTAGTTACGCCGGCCACGACGGCTGAAGGGCCCATAGTGAAGCTGAAGGACGGGTCAGTTGTTAGGGTGGACGATTACGAGACGGCCCTGCGGGTAAAGGAGCAGGTGGAAGAGATACTCTACCTCGGGGATGCCATAGTGGCCTTCGGTGACTTCGTTGAGAATAACCAAACCCTCCTTCCGGCCAACTACGTGGAGGAGTGGTGGATTCAGGAGTTCGTTAAGGCCGTGAGGGACGTTTATGAAGTCGAGCTCAGGCCCTTCGAGGAGAACCCAAGGGAGGCCGTGGAGGAAGCAGCGGAGTATCTCGACATTGACCCTGATTTCCTCGCGAGGATGCTCCATGACCCGCTCCGCATGAGGCCAAGCGTCGAGCTCGCGATACATATATCCAAAATCCTCGACATTCCCTTCCACCCATACTACACCCTCTACTGGAACACACTCAAGTCAGAAGAAGTCGAGAAGCTCGCCCAGATATTGAAGGAGGCGGAGGTTGAGTGGGGCGAGTTCAGGGGGATAAAGTTCGCCAAGAAGATTGTCATCTCCCTCGAAAGGCTTGGGAAGGCAAAGAGACATCTGGAGCTTCTCGGCTTACCGCACAAGGTCGAGGCAGAAAAAGTCATCGTAGATTATCCATGGAGCGCCGCCCTCCTCACACCACTTGGCAACTTGGAATGGACCTTTAGGGCCAAACCCCTCTTCACGGTCATCGACATCATCAATGAGAACAATGACATCAAGCTGAGGGATAGAGGGATAAGCTGGATCGGCGCGAGGATGGGTAGGCCTGAGAAGGCCAAGGAGAGGAAGATGAAGCCGCCGGTTCAAGTGCTATTCCCAATAGGCCTGGCTGGAGGAAACTCCCGTGACATAAAGAAAGCTGCCGAGGAGGGAAAGGTTGCCGAGGTGGAGATAGCCTTCTTCAGGTGTCCCGAGTGTGGCCACACAGGTCCAGAGCACCTGTGTCCTAAGTGCGGAACGCGGAAGGTGCTGCTCTGGCACTGTCCCAAGTGCAACGCTGACTACCCCCATGATCAGGCCGAAGGGTACGGCTTCCACTGCCCCAAGTGTAACGTCGAGCTGAGGCCCTTCGCGAAGAGGAAGATAAAGCCGAGCGAGCTCCTGAACAGGGCCATGGAGAACGTCAAGGTCTACGGAGTGGATAAGCTCAAGGGCGTCATGGGAATGACCTCTGGCTGGAAGATGGCTGAGCCCCTCGAGAAGGGCCTGCTTCGTGTTAAAAACGACGTCTACGTTTTCAAGGATGGAACCATAAGGTTCGACGCTACCGACGCGCCCATAACCCACTTCAAGCCGAGGGAGATAGGTGTTTCCGTCGAGAAGCTTCGCGAACTGGGCTATACCCACGACTTTGAAGGGAAGTCCCTCGTCAGCGAAGACCAGATAGTCGAGCTCAAGCCTCAGGACGTGATACTCTCGAAGGAGGCTGGGAAGTATCTGTTGAAGGTCGCACGCTTCGTGGATGATCTCCTCGAGAAGTTCTATGGATTGCCGAGATTCTACAATGCCGAGAAAATTGAAGACCTCATTGGCCACCTCGTCATAGGGCTGGCTCCCCACACCTCGGCCGGCATAGTGGGCAGGATAATAGGCTTCGTGGACGCCCTTGTCGGGTACGCGCATCCGTATTATCACGCGGCCAAGAGAAGGAACTGCGATGGAGACGAGGACAGTGTAATGTTGCTCCTTGATGCTCTCCTCAATTTCTCCCGCTACTACCTGCCTGAGAAGCGCGGCGGGAAGATGGACGCGCCCCTCGTCATAACCACGAGGCTCGATCCGAGGGAAGTTGACAGCGAGGTCCACAACATGGACATCGCCCGCTACTATCCGCTCGAGTTCTACGAGGCTACATACGAGCTAAGGTCACCGAAGGAGCTCGTCGGAGTCGTGGAGAGGGTTGAAGACAGGCTTGGAAAGCCCGAGATGTACTACGGCATAAAGTTCACCCATGATACAGATGACATAGCCCTCGGACCCAAGATGAGCCTGTACAAACAGCTCGGCGACATGGAGGAGAAGGTTAGGAGACAGCTCGCCCTCGCCGAGAGGATAAGGGCCGTTGACGAGCATCGTGTTGCTGAAACCGTTCTGAACTCCCATCTGATTCCTGACCTCAGGGGCAACCTGAGGAGCTTTACGAGACAAGAGTTCCGGTGCGTCAAGTGCAATACGAAGTTCAGGAGGCCGCCGCTTGGGGGTAAATGTCCTGTCTGCGGCGGGAAAATAGTTCTGACGGTCAGCAAGGGCGCCATAGAGAAGTACCTGGGAACCGCCAAGATGCTCGTCTCTGAGTACAGGACCCTGAACTACACGAGGCAGAGGATATGTTTAACTGAGAGGGACATAAAGGCCCTCTTCGAGTTCCTATTCCCCGAGACCCAGAAAACTCTCTTCGCCAACGTTCATGATGTCTGCCAGCGCATGGTGGCTGAGAGGGCGGGTGCTAGGAAAGCCTCGGGCCTACTTGAGACCCTTATGAAGGATGCGGGGGCAAAGCCAAAGGAGAAAAAGAGAAAGGAGAGGCCTAGGAAGAAGAGAATAAGCCTTGACGATTTCTTCGGGGTGAGATGA
- a CDS encoding MBL fold metallo-hydrolase: MKITWFGHACFLIETGGIRILIDPYPEVDDDRIGKVDYILVTHEHMDHYGKVPLIAKLSDATVIGPKTVYLMAVSDGLTKVKEINAGEEVELSDGVRVKAFYTEHPTSQYPLGYLIIGDKRVAHLGDTYYSPGFKGLRGRVDVLLVPIGGRSTASEREAAEIADIIRPRIVVPMHYGVYGEGNVEGFIQELQKKRVWVLVKALNMYEGFEI, encoded by the coding sequence GTGAAGATAACGTGGTTCGGTCACGCGTGCTTTCTCATCGAAACGGGGGGCATCAGGATCCTGATAGACCCCTACCCCGAGGTAGACGACGACAGGATAGGAAAGGTGGACTATATTCTCGTGACCCATGAGCACATGGACCACTACGGAAAGGTTCCCCTTATAGCAAAACTTAGCGACGCCACGGTCATAGGGCCGAAGACCGTTTACCTTATGGCCGTCAGTGATGGCCTAACTAAAGTCAAGGAGATAAACGCCGGAGAAGAAGTTGAACTCAGCGACGGCGTTAGGGTTAAGGCCTTCTACACTGAGCATCCCACGAGCCAGTATCCCCTCGGTTACCTAATCATAGGGGATAAGAGGGTGGCCCACCTCGGCGATACCTACTACAGCCCGGGCTTCAAGGGGCTCAGGGGGCGGGTTGACGTTCTCCTTGTGCCCATAGGTGGCCGCTCGACGGCAAGCGAAAGGGAAGCGGCGGAGATAGCGGACATAATAAGGCCGAGGATCGTTGTGCCAATGCACTATGGTGTCTATGGGGAGGGCAACGTCGAGGGCTTCATTCAGGAGCTCCAGAAGAAGCGTGTATGGGTTCTCGTGAAAGCCTTGAATATGTATGAGGGCTTCGAAATCTGA